A portion of the Mycobacterium paraseoulense genome contains these proteins:
- a CDS encoding class I adenylate-forming enzyme family protein produces the protein MNIGTILEAAAADDPARVALIVDGCPIAYGELADTVRRCAAGLAGRGVVAGQRVAVVDGASVLSVAAVLGAARIGAAAALMNPALTPSELHGLLTNAGCADVAVAGEPSADRLREAGAPMVVTGEDLLEGLGSAAPAADDADHDALVLFTSGTTGLPKAVGITGRQLSRRIKGMAAPFRADAKPSVGMMCVPFFHVGGALGTLGGLYSGNTSVLQRRFDAGEWLRLVSENRVTTTFLVPTMLQRILDHPDFGDADLSSLVAIAYGAAAAPVSLVRRAMAALPHVAFANVFGQTETLGAYTTLMPADHRDPARAGSVGRPLPGVDVRVVDPATGEDVEPGRVGELWVNSAQNVTAGWLRTGDLARQDSDGYLFPSGRLSDTINRGGEKFGPIEVEEALRSHPAVRDVAVAGIADDELGQRVGAAVVACAPVTLDQLRSHCRGLIAYFKLPERLILVDTIPYSSTGKVNRGQLAALIAKES, from the coding sequence ATGAACATCGGAACCATCCTCGAAGCCGCCGCGGCCGACGATCCCGCTCGCGTCGCGCTCATCGTCGACGGGTGCCCGATCGCTTACGGGGAGCTGGCGGACACCGTGCGCCGGTGCGCCGCGGGCCTGGCCGGCCGTGGCGTGGTGGCCGGCCAACGCGTTGCGGTCGTCGACGGGGCAAGCGTGCTGTCGGTCGCGGCCGTGCTGGGAGCGGCTCGCATCGGCGCCGCGGCCGCCTTGATGAATCCCGCGCTGACCCCGTCCGAGCTTCACGGACTCTTGACGAACGCCGGCTGTGCCGACGTGGCCGTCGCGGGGGAGCCATCCGCCGACCGGCTCCGCGAGGCCGGCGCGCCGATGGTCGTGACGGGCGAGGACCTGCTGGAGGGCCTCGGTTCGGCGGCGCCGGCCGCCGACGACGCCGACCACGATGCCCTGGTCCTGTTCACCAGCGGGACAACGGGACTCCCGAAGGCCGTCGGCATCACCGGCCGGCAGCTGTCACGGCGGATCAAGGGGATGGCGGCACCATTCCGGGCCGACGCCAAACCCTCGGTGGGGATGATGTGCGTCCCCTTCTTTCACGTGGGAGGCGCACTCGGCACGCTCGGCGGTTTGTACTCGGGCAACACCTCGGTGCTACAGCGGCGGTTTGACGCCGGCGAGTGGCTACGCCTGGTGTCCGAGAATCGGGTGACCACGACGTTTCTGGTTCCGACGATGCTGCAGCGCATCCTCGACCATCCCGACTTCGGCGACGCCGACTTGTCGTCGTTGGTGGCCATCGCGTACGGGGCCGCCGCCGCGCCGGTCAGTTTGGTGCGCAGAGCCATGGCCGCTCTCCCACATGTGGCTTTCGCCAACGTGTTCGGCCAGACCGAGACCCTCGGCGCCTACACGACGCTGATGCCCGCCGATCACCGCGATCCCGCCCGCGCGGGATCCGTCGGCCGACCGCTGCCGGGCGTCGACGTGCGCGTGGTGGACCCCGCGACGGGCGAGGATGTCGAGCCGGGAAGGGTCGGCGAGTTGTGGGTGAACAGCGCCCAGAACGTCACCGCGGGGTGGCTGCGCACCGGTGACCTCGCCCGCCAGGACTCCGACGGGTACCTCTTCCCGAGCGGGCGGCTCAGCGACACCATCAACCGTGGGGGAGAGAAGTTCGGGCCGATCGAAGTGGAGGAAGCGCTTCGTTCCCACCCGGCGGTGCGTGACGTCGCGGTGGCCGGAATCGCCGACGATGAGCTCGGCCAGCGGGTCGGGGCTGCGGTGGTGGCTTGCGCCCCGGTGACTCTCGACCAGCTGCGATCGCACTGTCGCGGACTGATCGCCTACTTCAAACTGCCCGAGCGGCTGATACTCGTCGACACCATCCCGTACAGCTCGACCGGCAAAGTCAACCGCGGCCAGCTCGCGGCGCTGATCGCCAAAGAGTCCTGA
- a CDS encoding enoyl-CoA hydratase/isomerase family protein, with product MSIDYALDAHIVTITINRPETRNSLDMQHFRDLAHAWASFRDDPGARVAVVTGVGQDFCTGADLKKFIPELTGDLPQPEGWNKDDAIHAVLHRFPVYKPIIAAVNGTCVAGGFEMLSSTDIRLAVPAARFAVMEPKRGLFAGGGSTVRLPRQMPYPLAMELLLTADMVDAQRALAMGLINRVVAPERLMDTAYDYAARIAANAPLAVFATKQSAVEGLALDLESAYDNETRHSDRIFETEDAKEGPRAFAEKRPPRWRGR from the coding sequence ATGAGCATCGACTACGCGCTCGACGCCCACATCGTCACCATCACCATCAACCGTCCCGAAACCCGCAACTCGCTCGACATGCAACACTTCCGCGACCTGGCCCACGCCTGGGCGTCGTTCCGCGACGACCCGGGCGCCCGGGTCGCCGTGGTCACCGGTGTGGGGCAAGACTTTTGCACCGGCGCCGACCTCAAGAAGTTCATCCCCGAGCTCACCGGCGACCTGCCGCAACCGGAAGGCTGGAACAAGGACGACGCCATCCACGCAGTCCTGCACCGCTTCCCCGTGTACAAGCCGATCATCGCCGCGGTCAACGGCACCTGCGTCGCGGGCGGATTCGAGATGCTGAGTTCCACCGACATTCGGCTCGCCGTGCCGGCCGCGCGATTCGCGGTGATGGAGCCCAAGCGCGGCCTATTCGCCGGCGGCGGGAGCACCGTGCGGCTGCCGCGTCAAATGCCCTACCCGCTGGCGATGGAGTTGCTGTTGACCGCCGACATGGTGGACGCGCAGCGGGCGCTGGCGATGGGCCTGATCAATCGCGTCGTCGCGCCCGAGCGGCTGATGGACACCGCCTACGACTACGCCGCGCGCATCGCGGCGAACGCACCGCTCGCGGTGTTCGCGACGAAGCAGTCCGCCGTCGAGGGTCTGGCGCTTGACCTCGAGTCGGCGTACGACAACGAAACCCGGCACAGCGACCGCATTTTCGAGACCGAGGACGCGAAGGAGGGGCCGCGCGCCTTCGCCGAGAAGCGACCGCCGCGCTGGCGGGGGCGCTAG
- a CDS encoding lipase family protein gives MSDSLSRTMARRDFLAKTALLSGSAIIAPWISPVNANAAPIGPAALSSTGFDPAFALNVAIPLAFSAYSAMSGGALNLPPGYQATALIQGDRALAAALAAQHPVAAKMVLRNNIFGLIGNNLSTGTAFVAFRGTTDLDDVLTDLDIIPTPYGFVPKFGRVQSGFHAVYRMVRASIVANLGAACAGCTDLLIIGHSLGGALSVVSAPDIFANIPPNLAPRLITFAGPKSGFTDFVNPFNETITSCYRVVNYSDLIPLLPPCPYEHVGAAIYINSGGLGALWRHSLYAYRQGLQRLVG, from the coding sequence ATGAGCGATTCTCTTTCGAGGACAATGGCGCGGCGCGACTTCCTGGCAAAAACGGCTTTACTGAGTGGCTCCGCAATTATCGCGCCATGGATCTCTCCGGTGAACGCGAACGCTGCTCCCATTGGCCCGGCCGCTCTGTCTTCGACGGGTTTCGATCCGGCTTTCGCTCTCAATGTGGCCATTCCCTTGGCTTTCTCCGCGTACAGCGCGATGTCCGGCGGCGCGTTGAACCTTCCGCCGGGATACCAAGCGACGGCACTGATCCAGGGTGACCGTGCTCTCGCGGCCGCATTGGCTGCGCAACACCCCGTGGCAGCAAAAATGGTGTTGCGAAACAACATCTTCGGCCTGATTGGCAATAACCTCTCCACCGGTACCGCATTCGTGGCCTTTCGTGGCACGACCGACCTCGACGACGTGCTCACGGACTTGGACATCATTCCCACGCCCTACGGATTCGTTCCCAAATTCGGCCGCGTGCAGAGTGGCTTTCACGCCGTCTACCGCATGGTGCGCGCCAGCATCGTGGCCAACCTGGGCGCAGCATGCGCGGGATGCACGGACCTCCTGATCATCGGGCACAGCCTGGGCGGGGCGCTTTCCGTTGTCTCCGCGCCCGACATCTTCGCCAACATCCCGCCGAATCTCGCGCCCCGCCTCATCACCTTTGCCGGGCCGAAATCCGGATTCACCGATTTCGTCAACCCATTCAACGAGACCATCACCTCCTGCTACCGAGTGGTGAACTATTCCGATCTCATTCCGCTGCTACCGCCGTGCCCCTACGAGCACGTCGGCGCCGCGATCTACATCAACAGCGGCGGTCTCGGCGCACTATGGCGCCACAGCCTTTACGCCTATCGCCAAGGGCTGCAAAGGTTGGTGGGATGA
- a CDS encoding SRPBCC family protein → MQSYTVRFHVEAPPAKVWRVLHPPAPPDAPRPRVLTWPSGSMEILNEGNEAGEGLVRTCVYPVPKYLLSGGRARSWETVTEAETNKLSRYVAVGAPLWSRAEGYHRLEEQPDGTTVLTFHETYHAYNPVLRFFLERPVHARISRDNLETYEHALGYAGRVRRLT, encoded by the coding sequence ATGCAGTCCTACACCGTGCGATTTCACGTCGAGGCGCCGCCGGCGAAGGTGTGGCGGGTGCTGCACCCGCCCGCGCCGCCCGACGCGCCGCGGCCGCGCGTCCTCACATGGCCCTCCGGCAGCATGGAGATCCTCAACGAGGGCAACGAGGCAGGTGAGGGTCTGGTCCGCACCTGCGTCTACCCGGTCCCCAAGTACCTGCTGTCGGGTGGCAGGGCGCGCTCGTGGGAGACCGTCACCGAGGCGGAAACCAACAAGCTGTCGCGCTACGTGGCCGTCGGCGCGCCGCTGTGGTCACGGGCCGAGGGCTATCACCGACTCGAGGAGCAGCCGGACGGGACCACCGTGTTGACCTTCCACGAGACCTACCACGCCTACAACCCGGTGCTGCGGTTCTTTCTCGAACGCCCCGTGCACGCGAGGATTTCTCGCGACAACCTCGAAACGTACGAGCACGCGCTCGGATATGCCGGCCGCGTGCGGCGCCTGACCTAG
- a CDS encoding tautomerase family protein, translating into MPLLYIDLIEGRTPSEVSALLDAVHASVVEAFGVPPRDRYQVVRTHPVHEIVALDTGLGITRSSHQVIVHVVSRRRARAMKEKLYELLAGNLAGRCGLDPADLIVSVTENGDEDWSFGHGRAQFLTGELQ; encoded by the coding sequence ATGCCGCTGCTGTACATCGACCTCATCGAGGGCCGCACGCCGTCGGAGGTCAGCGCGTTGCTCGACGCGGTTCACGCGTCCGTCGTCGAAGCGTTCGGCGTGCCCCCGCGTGACCGCTATCAGGTGGTGCGGACCCATCCCGTCCACGAGATCGTCGCTTTGGACACCGGCCTCGGCATCACCCGCTCGTCTCACCAGGTGATCGTGCACGTGGTGAGCCGGCGGCGCGCGCGGGCGATGAAGGAGAAGCTCTACGAACTGCTGGCCGGCAACCTCGCCGGGCGGTGCGGGCTCGACCCGGCCGACCTGATCGTCTCGGTTACCGAAAACGGTGACGAGGACTGGTCTTTCGGCCACGGGCGGGCACAGTTTCTCACCGGGGAGCTGCAATGA
- a CDS encoding amidohydrolase family protein → MRIIDADGHVAENPSLAIEAIKRWPQHVKPSADGRMRLTFEGRNYPEDQGPGAGCPPEHGISTAPDINCRSTDGVLGDADRDHIDTMVLYPSLGLCTPSLEDPGFAAGFARLYNQWIADYCAPSGGRLRGVAVTPIEHGQAAIDVMTEAKDLGLVATLVPPALKTRNLDHPDLDPFYAAAVELEMPLGIHGAPGIHLPKIGVDRFTNYIQVHCISFPFDQMTAMTALVSGGVFERHSRLRVAFLEAGAGWVPFFMDRLHEHYEKRGDWVERGWRRDPHEYLAAGNIWVTCEPEEPILPGVIDVLGADFIMFASDYPHWDGEWPESTKHLRTRADISEEAREKIGGLNAQRFYNLN, encoded by the coding sequence ATGCGCATCATCGACGCCGACGGACACGTCGCCGAGAACCCGTCGCTGGCAATCGAAGCGATCAAGCGCTGGCCGCAGCACGTCAAGCCCAGCGCCGACGGGCGGATGCGGTTGACGTTCGAGGGCCGCAATTACCCGGAGGATCAGGGGCCCGGTGCCGGTTGTCCGCCCGAGCACGGCATCAGCACCGCCCCGGACATCAACTGCCGATCGACCGACGGTGTGCTGGGCGATGCCGACCGCGACCACATCGACACGATGGTGTTGTACCCGAGCCTCGGCCTGTGCACGCCCAGCCTCGAAGACCCCGGGTTCGCCGCCGGGTTCGCCCGGCTCTACAACCAGTGGATCGCGGACTACTGCGCCCCGTCGGGGGGCCGGCTACGCGGCGTCGCGGTAACCCCGATCGAGCACGGGCAGGCGGCGATCGACGTTATGACGGAAGCGAAAGACCTTGGGCTGGTGGCCACCCTGGTGCCGCCGGCGCTCAAGACCCGCAACCTCGACCACCCGGACCTCGACCCCTTCTACGCCGCCGCGGTAGAGCTGGAGATGCCGCTGGGCATTCACGGCGCCCCCGGCATACACCTGCCGAAGATCGGGGTGGACCGCTTCACCAATTACATTCAGGTGCACTGCATCAGTTTCCCGTTCGACCAGATGACGGCCATGACGGCGCTGGTGTCCGGCGGGGTCTTCGAGCGCCACTCGCGATTGCGGGTCGCCTTCCTCGAGGCGGGCGCAGGCTGGGTCCCGTTCTTCATGGATCGCCTGCACGAGCACTACGAAAAGCGGGGCGATTGGGTCGAACGCGGCTGGCGCCGCGACCCGCACGAGTACCTGGCCGCGGGCAACATCTGGGTGACGTGTGAGCCGGAGGAACCGATCCTGCCGGGCGTGATCGACGTGCTCGGCGCCGACTTCATCATGTTCGCCAGCGACTACCCGCACTGGGACGGCGAATGGCCGGAAAGCACCAAGCACCTGCGGACCCGCGCGGATATCAGCGAAGAGGCCCGCGAAAAGATCGGCGGGCTGAACGCGCAGCGCTTCTACAACTTGAATTAG
- a CDS encoding sialate:H+ symport family MFS transporter yields the protein MTTQRLTADQRNSFVAALLGWTMDAFDYFIVVLVYADIAKTFHHSKAEVAFVTTATLVMRPVGALLFGLWADRVGRRLPLMVDVMFYSVVGFLCAFAPNFTVLVILRLLYGIGMGGEWGLGAALAMEKVPVERRGFFSGLLQEGYAFGYLLASVASLVVMNWLGLSWRWLFALSIVPALVSLIIRYRVEESEVWEAAQDQMKLTSTRIRDVLRDGAIIRRFFYLVLLMTAFNWMSHGTQDVYPTFLTSTANHGAALSSATVKWIVIVYNLGAIIGGLVFGTLSQRFSRRYTIIFCALLGLPIVPLFAYSRTAAMLCLGSFLMQLCVQGAWGVIPAHLTEMSPDAIRGLYPGVTYQLGNLLAAFNLPIQERLAESHGYPFALAATIVPVLIAVVFLTFIGKDATGVRFGTAETAFLPTEVT from the coding sequence GTGACCACACAACGGTTGACCGCCGACCAGCGGAACTCATTCGTCGCGGCGTTGTTGGGCTGGACGATGGACGCCTTCGACTACTTCATCGTCGTGCTCGTCTACGCCGACATCGCAAAGACCTTCCACCACAGCAAAGCCGAGGTCGCGTTCGTCACCACGGCCACTCTGGTCATGCGCCCCGTCGGCGCGCTGCTGTTCGGGCTGTGGGCCGACCGCGTCGGTCGCCGGCTGCCGCTGATGGTGGACGTGATGTTCTACTCGGTGGTGGGCTTCCTGTGCGCGTTCGCGCCGAACTTCACCGTGCTGGTGATCCTGCGGCTGCTGTACGGGATCGGCATGGGCGGCGAGTGGGGCCTGGGCGCCGCGCTCGCCATGGAGAAGGTTCCCGTCGAGCGCCGTGGCTTCTTCTCCGGGTTGCTGCAGGAGGGCTACGCATTCGGCTACCTGCTGGCCAGCGTCGCCTCCCTGGTGGTGATGAACTGGCTCGGGCTGTCGTGGCGGTGGCTCTTCGCCCTGAGCATCGTTCCCGCGCTGGTCAGCCTGATCATCCGCTACCGGGTGGAGGAATCCGAGGTGTGGGAGGCCGCCCAGGATCAGATGAAGCTGACCAGCACCAGGATCCGCGACGTGCTGCGCGACGGGGCGATCATCCGCCGGTTCTTCTACCTGGTGCTGCTGATGACGGCCTTCAACTGGATGAGCCACGGCACCCAGGACGTCTACCCGACCTTCCTGACGTCGACCGCCAACCACGGCGCCGCCCTGTCCAGCGCGACGGTCAAGTGGATCGTCATCGTCTACAACCTCGGCGCGATCATCGGTGGACTGGTCTTCGGCACCTTGTCGCAGCGGTTCAGCCGCCGCTACACCATCATCTTCTGCGCGCTGCTGGGGCTGCCGATCGTTCCGCTGTTCGCCTACTCACGCACGGCGGCGATGCTGTGTCTCGGTTCGTTCCTGATGCAGTTGTGCGTGCAGGGCGCGTGGGGCGTGATTCCCGCCCACCTGACCGAGATGTCACCCGACGCCATCCGCGGCCTCTACCCCGGCGTCACCTACCAGCTGGGAAACCTGCTGGCCGCGTTCAACCTGCCCATCCAGGAACGCCTGGCGGAGTCGCACGGCTATCCCTTTGCGCTCGCCGCGACGATCGTGCCGGTGCTGATCGCGGTCGTCTTCCTGACCTTTATCGGCAAGGATGCCACGGGAGTTCGATTCGGCACCGCCGAAACCGCTTTCCTACCAACAGAAGTGACGTGA
- a CDS encoding ubiquitin family protein, which produces MTDKWFSDISAPGQLTLADLCDQIEQKIHVNADNQKPPQEFPDWQACVADRDATIQKLSAAVVNLCQMVKYLAAQGQRGDA; this is translated from the coding sequence ATGACTGATAAATGGTTCTCCGATATCAGCGCGCCGGGACAGTTGACCCTTGCGGACCTGTGCGACCAAATCGAGCAGAAAATCCACGTCAACGCGGACAACCAGAAACCGCCGCAGGAGTTTCCCGATTGGCAGGCGTGTGTAGCGGATCGAGACGCCACCATCCAGAAGTTGAGCGCGGCTGTTGTCAACCTGTGCCAGATGGTGAAGTACCTGGCAGCACAAGGCCAGCGCGGCGACGCTTAG
- a CDS encoding phage holin family protein, with amino-acid sequence MGPFLLRAALTGFALWLVTKFVHGITFVGGDTRLQRVGIIFVVAVIFGLVNAFIKPVVQLLSIPLYILTLGLFHVVVNALMLWITAWITEHTTHWGLQIDHFWWTAIWAAVVLSVVSWLLSLIIRDVSRR; translated from the coding sequence ATGGGCCCTTTTCTGCTTCGCGCCGCACTGACCGGTTTCGCGCTGTGGCTGGTCACGAAGTTCGTCCACGGGATCACGTTCGTCGGCGGTGACACGAGGCTTCAGCGGGTCGGCATCATCTTCGTCGTCGCCGTCATCTTCGGTCTGGTCAACGCTTTCATCAAGCCGGTCGTCCAGCTCTTGTCGATCCCGCTGTACATCCTGACCCTCGGCCTGTTCCACGTCGTCGTCAACGCGCTGATGTTGTGGATCACCGCGTGGATCACCGAGCACACCACGCACTGGGGTTTGCAGATCGATCATTTCTGGTGGACGGCGATCTGGGCCGCGGTCGTGCTGTCGGTCGTGAGCTGGCTGCTGTCGCTGATCATTCGCGACGTCAGCCGCCGCTAG
- a CDS encoding nitroreductase family protein, which translates to MDLATVDELLTTTRSVRKRLDLDRPVGRDVILECIRLAMQAPTASNAQDWRWLVITDADKRAAIGEIYRSIGAEYLAHAAKEASDPQTQRVYAGALALTHTLARVPVHVIPCLANRIDNSTLLTAASAWASIIPAGWSFLLALRSRGLGSVWTTMHLAKEKEVAELLGIPDTVTQAALFPVAYTIGTDFRPAARPPAETVTFWDSWGDG; encoded by the coding sequence ATGGACCTGGCGACCGTCGACGAACTGTTGACGACGACGCGGTCGGTGCGCAAGCGCCTCGACCTGGACCGGCCGGTCGGTCGCGACGTGATCCTCGAGTGCATCCGGCTCGCGATGCAGGCGCCCACCGCGAGCAACGCGCAGGACTGGCGCTGGCTGGTGATCACCGATGCCGACAAGCGCGCCGCGATCGGCGAGATCTATCGCAGCATCGGTGCCGAATACCTCGCGCACGCGGCCAAGGAGGCGTCCGATCCGCAGACCCAACGCGTGTACGCCGGCGCGCTGGCCCTGACCCACACCCTGGCCAGGGTTCCCGTACACGTGATCCCCTGCCTGGCGAACCGCATCGACAACTCCACGCTGCTGACCGCCGCGTCGGCCTGGGCGTCGATCATCCCGGCCGGCTGGAGCTTCCTGCTCGCCCTGCGGTCGCGCGGCTTGGGGTCGGTGTGGACGACGATGCATCTGGCCAAGGAAAAAGAGGTGGCCGAGTTGCTCGGCATTCCGGACACCGTCACGCAGGCCGCGTTGTTCCCGGTGGCCTACACGATCGGCACCGACTTCCGGCCGGCCGCGCGGCCGCCCGCCGAAACCGTGACGTTCTGGGACAGCTGGGGAGACGGCTGA
- a CDS encoding NAD(P)H-dependent flavin oxidoreductase translates to MSLDTRIARFFGIEHPVVLAPMAGISGGRLAAAVTSAGGLGLIGGGYGDAEWLRREFGRADGLTVGCGFITWSLARQPALLDEALERQPAAIMLSFGELQPFADRIHAAGVPLIAQAQTLDHARRALDAGADVVVAQGGEAGGHGMTARSTFTLVPDVVDLAAERSPGTLVLAAGGVTDGRGLAAALALGADGALVGTRFWASPEALVSPRAHERALPASGDDTLRTRAYDLVRRLDWPAGYDARALGNTFLDTWHGNQDRLAASLPDVVAEYEKAVAAEDFETAAILVGEGVGLVRQVRPAADIVTDMVEQAGRILSGATGPSSVQR, encoded by the coding sequence ATGAGCCTCGACACCCGGATCGCCAGATTCTTCGGCATCGAGCACCCCGTCGTGCTCGCCCCGATGGCGGGGATCTCGGGCGGCCGGCTGGCGGCGGCGGTGACGTCGGCCGGTGGCCTGGGGCTGATCGGCGGCGGATACGGAGACGCCGAATGGCTGCGGCGCGAATTCGGCCGGGCCGACGGCCTGACGGTGGGATGCGGCTTCATCACCTGGAGCCTCGCCCGCCAACCCGCGCTGCTCGACGAGGCCCTGGAGCGACAGCCGGCCGCGATCATGTTGTCGTTCGGTGAACTGCAGCCGTTCGCCGACCGCATTCACGCCGCCGGCGTGCCGCTCATCGCGCAGGCGCAAACGCTGGACCACGCGCGCCGGGCGCTGGACGCCGGCGCGGACGTCGTGGTGGCGCAGGGCGGCGAGGCGGGTGGGCACGGCATGACCGCCCGGTCCACCTTCACGCTGGTGCCCGACGTCGTCGACCTCGCCGCCGAACGGTCGCCGGGCACGCTGGTGCTGGCCGCCGGCGGGGTCACCGACGGCCGCGGACTCGCCGCCGCGCTGGCGCTCGGCGCCGACGGCGCCCTCGTGGGCACCAGGTTCTGGGCGTCCCCCGAGGCGTTGGTGTCGCCGCGGGCACACGAGCGGGCGCTACCGGCCAGCGGCGACGACACCCTTCGCACGCGGGCCTATGACCTTGTGCGGCGGCTGGATTGGCCCGCCGGCTACGACGCGCGGGCGTTGGGCAACACGTTCCTGGACACCTGGCACGGCAACCAGGACCGGCTAGCGGCGTCGCTGCCCGACGTCGTCGCCGAGTATGAAAAGGCGGTCGCCGCCGAGGATTTCGAAACGGCCGCCATCCTCGTCGGCGAGGGTGTGGGCCTCGTCCGCCAGGTCCGGCCCGCGGCCGACATCGTGACCGACATGGTCGAGCAGGCCGGCCGGATCCTGAGCGGGGCCACGGGGCCGAGCTCAGTACAGCGGTGA
- a CDS encoding carboxymuconolactone decarboxylase family protein: protein MARLNVPDGPGGEAAMIWTLRPQLGDMVERMIRGAYQQSVLPADERELARMRIAQINDCAACAGFRAQSVLNAGVAPELYDNVAAYASYPGYTPRQRLAIEYAERFATDHASLDDTFFGRLRESFSDPEILDLTLCVAVFLGLGRSLTVLGVDQSCAIDL, encoded by the coding sequence ATGGCCCGTCTCAACGTGCCGGACGGGCCGGGCGGCGAAGCCGCCATGATCTGGACGCTGCGGCCGCAACTCGGCGACATGGTCGAGCGGATGATTCGCGGCGCATACCAGCAGAGCGTTCTGCCTGCCGACGAGCGCGAGCTGGCCAGGATGCGCATCGCCCAGATCAACGACTGCGCCGCCTGCGCGGGCTTTCGCGCGCAGTCAGTGCTGAACGCCGGCGTCGCGCCGGAGCTCTACGACAACGTCGCGGCGTACGCCAGCTACCCCGGCTACACGCCCCGCCAGCGGCTCGCCATCGAATACGCCGAGCGGTTCGCCACCGACCATGCGTCGTTGGACGACACCTTCTTCGGGCGGCTGCGGGAGTCGTTCTCCGACCCCGAGATCCTCGATCTCACCCTCTGCGTCGCGGTGTTCCTGGGCCTGGGGCGCTCGTTGACCGTGCTGGGCGTCGATCAGTCGTGCGCGATCGATCTCTAG
- a CDS encoding FAD-dependent oxidoreductase, which translates to MASAQQIVVVGAGVSGLTSAVCLAEAGWAVRVWTAAPPQRTTSKVAGAVWLPPRPAERASDTLGWTEHSLRVFRELAADPGSGVQLAPALAAGELTAAEAMSSAAALIPDLRPADPTDLPDGFGNGFRATLPMIDMPHYLDYLTRRLAAAGCEIEEHPVRSLAEAADAAPIVVNCTGLAAGHLTGDDTLRPLFGQHVVLTNPGLRQLFLEINGGPEWTCYFPHPRRVVCGGISIPDRWDTTADPDVTDRILHRCRRIEPRLAEAEVIETITGLRPDRPSVRVAAERLGPALCIHNYGHGGNGVTLSWGCARDVVRLAGQPEAR; encoded by the coding sequence GTGGCCAGTGCGCAACAGATCGTCGTCGTCGGTGCCGGAGTCAGCGGACTGACGTCGGCGGTGTGCCTGGCCGAGGCCGGCTGGGCGGTGCGGGTCTGGACCGCCGCCCCGCCGCAGCGCACGACGTCGAAGGTGGCGGGCGCGGTATGGCTGCCGCCGCGGCCCGCCGAACGCGCCAGCGACACACTGGGCTGGACCGAACACTCCCTGCGCGTCTTCCGCGAACTCGCCGCCGATCCCGGCTCGGGCGTTCAGCTGGCGCCCGCGCTGGCCGCCGGCGAACTCACGGCGGCCGAGGCGATGTCATCGGCCGCCGCGCTGATCCCCGACCTGCGGCCGGCCGACCCGACCGACCTCCCGGACGGCTTCGGTAACGGGTTTCGCGCCACGCTGCCGATGATCGACATGCCGCACTATCTCGACTACCTGACCCGGCGGCTGGCCGCGGCCGGCTGTGAAATCGAGGAGCATCCGGTGCGGTCACTGGCCGAGGCCGCCGACGCCGCGCCGATCGTGGTCAACTGCACCGGCCTCGCCGCGGGACACCTGACCGGCGACGACACGCTGCGTCCCCTGTTCGGTCAGCACGTCGTGCTCACCAATCCCGGTCTGCGGCAACTGTTTCTGGAGATCAACGGCGGCCCGGAATGGACCTGCTACTTCCCCCATCCGCGGCGGGTCGTGTGCGGCGGGATCAGCATCCCCGACCGCTGGGACACCACCGCGGACCCCGACGTGACCGACCGAATCCTGCACCGGTGCCGCCGAATCGAGCCGCGGCTCGCCGAAGCCGAGGTGATAGAGACCATCACCGGGCTGCGTCCCGACCGCCCCTCGGTGCGGGTGGCGGCCGAACGATTGGGGCCGGCCCTGTGCATCCACAACTACGGCCACGGCGGCAACGGCGTGACGTTGTCGTGGGGTTGCGCCCGCGACGTGGTCCGCCTCGCCGGTCAGCCGGAGGCGCGATGA